Proteins encoded by one window of Yersinia massiliensis:
- a CDS encoding oligogalacturonate-specific porin KdgM family protein, whose translation MKIKLLSLAVATLLSTSAVAVTIDYRHEMQDQSGNTHKDRLLMSHRFANGFGLSLEGKWKGAQDKDKAFNETVSNGTEVVASYVYKIDNTFSIEPGFSLDSNSTSNNYRPYLRGKANIIDDLSVSLRYRPYYKRTSANINTSKDTSENGYNLTSVISYKIAKDYQLDYEIDYKKANKAGVILSNNESYDWTHDFKLTYKWDKNWSPYMAVGNVSGSKATDERQTRYRVGIKYSF comes from the coding sequence ATGAAAATTAAATTATTATCTCTGGCAGTAGCAACACTTCTTAGCACCAGTGCCGTCGCGGTAACAATTGACTATCGCCATGAAATGCAAGACCAAAGTGGCAACACTCATAAAGACCGCTTATTAATGTCCCACCGCTTCGCAAATGGCTTTGGATTGTCTCTAGAAGGTAAGTGGAAAGGCGCTCAAGATAAAGATAAGGCGTTTAATGAGACTGTCAGTAATGGGACTGAAGTTGTCGCGAGTTATGTTTATAAAATTGATAACACATTCTCTATTGAACCAGGCTTCTCATTAGACTCAAACTCTACCTCAAATAACTATCGTCCTTACCTGCGTGGTAAGGCAAATATCATTGACGATCTCTCTGTTTCCTTACGTTATCGCCCCTATTACAAACGCACCAGCGCCAATATTAATACCAGCAAAGACACATCTGAAAATGGTTATAATTTAACGAGTGTTATCAGCTATAAAATAGCTAAAGATTATCAATTAGATTATGAAATCGACTACAAAAAAGCCAATAAAGCCGGCGTCATATTATCGAACAATGAAAGCTACGATTGGACGCACGATTTTAAATTAACTTACAAGTGGGATAAGAATTGGTCCCCTTATATGGCTGTCGGTAATGTCTCAGGCAGTAAAGCTACTGACGAGCGCCAAACTCGTTACCGCGTCGGGATAAAATACAGTTTCTAA
- a CDS encoding EAL domain-containing protein: protein MRVRRSLTIKQMAAVAVVALVTICIFIVLQLFHFVQQRKDDYARQLESIAYSVRQPLSEAVLSVDIPQAKKILNSLLPIGILSRAEVILPNQIQVLHANFPTERPVPRWAKRIFYLPVEITVPLYALERVSANPQPLAHLVLRADSYRIYQFILSALSAMLSTYLLLALVLSVSIAWCINRLIIHPLRAMAKELERMGQQGVLNHQLTLPAHHQDDELGVLVHNYNRNQQLLAQAYTDMNRINTHYPVADLSDPYFAEEIQRRLSQKNDILRAIENGNFELFLQPQWNMSEQRVVGAEALLRWRQPDGHYRLPAEFVHAAEESGAMVPLGSWVLEEACRIMADWKARGVTLSLAVNISGLQVQSDQFLPHLKALISQYAIDPHRLILEITETARLQNLDEALMLLREIRELGLSIALDDFGTGYSSLQYLNHLKSLPINMIKLDKSFVKSLPQDDVMARIIVTVSEVLKLKVMAEGIETDEQRQWLLQYGIQCGQGFLFSEALAREEFESRYTLRP, encoded by the coding sequence TTGCGGGTAAGGCGTTCATTAACGATTAAACAAATGGCGGCAGTGGCTGTTGTTGCATTGGTCACCATTTGTATTTTTATCGTCCTTCAGTTATTCCACTTTGTGCAACAGCGCAAGGATGATTACGCCAGGCAACTGGAGAGCATCGCTTATTCCGTGCGCCAACCCCTGTCTGAGGCTGTATTAAGCGTTGATATTCCCCAAGCAAAAAAAATCCTCAATAGCCTATTGCCAATAGGTATTCTCAGTCGCGCTGAAGTTATTTTGCCCAATCAAATTCAGGTATTACATGCTAACTTTCCCACTGAGCGGCCAGTACCTCGTTGGGCAAAACGTATTTTTTATCTACCGGTAGAAATAACTGTTCCCCTGTATGCGCTGGAACGGGTATCTGCGAATCCACAACCCTTAGCACATTTAGTCTTGCGTGCAGATTCGTACCGAATCTATCAGTTTATTCTCAGCGCGCTGTCAGCCATGCTATCGACCTATCTGTTGTTGGCATTGGTGCTCTCAGTTTCTATCGCTTGGTGTATTAATCGCCTCATTATTCATCCACTACGCGCGATGGCGAAAGAGTTGGAAAGAATGGGCCAGCAAGGCGTGCTTAATCACCAACTGACTTTACCTGCTCACCATCAAGATGATGAGTTAGGGGTACTGGTACACAATTATAATCGTAACCAGCAACTCTTAGCGCAAGCCTATACGGACATGAACCGTATCAATACGCATTATCCGGTTGCTGACCTGTCAGATCCGTATTTTGCAGAAGAAATACAAAGGCGACTGTCACAGAAAAACGATATTTTGCGGGCAATTGAAAATGGCAATTTCGAACTGTTTTTGCAACCGCAATGGAATATGTCAGAACAACGTGTTGTCGGGGCTGAAGCATTACTGCGCTGGCGTCAGCCTGATGGTCACTACCGGTTACCTGCCGAGTTTGTTCATGCAGCAGAAGAAAGTGGTGCAATGGTGCCGCTGGGTAGTTGGGTGCTGGAAGAAGCGTGCCGTATTATGGCCGACTGGAAGGCGCGAGGAGTCACCTTGTCGCTTGCGGTCAATATTTCAGGCTTACAGGTACAGAGCGATCAGTTCCTCCCACATTTGAAAGCCCTCATCAGTCAGTATGCAATTGATCCGCATCGACTCATCTTGGAAATTACCGAGACAGCGCGTTTACAGAATCTTGATGAAGCACTGATGTTGTTACGTGAAATTCGTGAGCTTGGGCTGTCCATTGCCTTGGATGATTTTGGGACAGGGTATTCGAGCCTACAGTACCTAAACCATCTAAAAAGCTTACCCATCAACATGATTAAGTTGGATAAGAGTTTTGTGAAATCCTTGCCACAAGATGATGTAATGGCACGTATTATCGTCACGGTTTCTGAAGTATTGAAGTTGAAAGTAATGGCCGAAGGGATAGAAACAGATGAGCAGCGCCAATGGTTGCTGCAATATGGCATCCAATGTGGGCAGGGTTTTTTGTTTTCGGAGGCGTTGGCGCGGGAGGAGTTTGAGTCTCGTTATACCCTTCGTCCTTGA